A single genomic interval of Antechinus flavipes isolate AdamAnt ecotype Samford, QLD, Australia chromosome 1, AdamAnt_v2, whole genome shotgun sequence harbors:
- the LOC127545034 gene encoding cytochrome P450 4F3-like, which yields MFEHISLVTLDSLQKCIFSYNSDCQEKPNSYISAIQELSALVASRNKHLLLYWDGLYYLTSQGRHFSRACRLVHDFSEAVIQARRHILDTYGPEAYFSDKGKGKIMDFIDILLLAKDEDGKPLSDKDIQAEADTFMFEGYDTTASGISWVLYNLAQHQEHQDHCRQEIQELLRRRQPNEIKWDDLSQMPFLSMCIKESLRLYPPVVTVIRCCTKDIQLPDGHIIPKGISCLVNIFGIHHNPTVWTNPEVFNPYRFDSNNSQKMSPLAFMPFSAGPRNCIGKNFAMAEMKVVLALTLLHFRVFSDGYLSQRKPELILRAKDGLWLKVEPILDPCSPGPYLAKVPQE from the exons ATGTTCGAGCACATCAGCCTCGTGACCTTGGACAGCCTTCAGAAATGCATCTTTAGTTATAACAGTGATTGCCAGGA GAAGCCAAATTCCTACATCTCAGCCATTCAGGAATTGAGTGCCCTGGTGGCAAGCCGCAACAAGCATCTACTCTTATACTGGGATGGCTTGTACTACCTCACCAGCCAGGGGAGGCACTTCTCCCGGGCCTGTCGCTTGGTACATGACTTCTCAGAAGCTGTCATCCAGGCCCGGCGCCATATCCTTGACACATATGGTCCTGAAGCTTATTTCAGTGACAAAGGCAAAGGCAAGATCATGGATTTCATAGATATTCTGCTGCTGGCCAAG GATGAGGATGGGAAGCCTCTGTCAGACAAGGACATACAAGCAGAAGCTGACACCTTTATGTTTGAAG GGTATGACACAACTGCAAGTGGAATCTCCTGGGTCCTCTATAACCTGGCACAGCATCAGGAACATCAGGATCATTGTCGACAGGAGATACAGGAACTCCTGAGGAGACGTCAACCAAATGAAATTAAGTG GGATGATCTGTCCCAGATGCCCTTCCTATCTATGTGTATCAAAGAGAGCCTGCGGTTGTACCCACCAGTTGTAACTGTCATCCGCTGCTGCACCAAGGATATTCAGCTGCCTGATGGTCACATCATTCCAAAAG GCATTAGCTGTCTTGTCAACATCTTTGGAATCCACCACAATCCAACTGTGTGGACCAACCCTGAG GTCTTTAACCCATACCGCTTTGACTCCAACAACTCTCAGAAGATGTCACCACTGGCATTTATGCCCTTCTCAGCTGGACCCAG GAATTGCATTGGCAAGAATTTTGCCATGGCAGAGATGAAGGTTGTGCTGGCCCTCACCTTATTGCACTTCCGGGTCTTCTCAGATGGATACCTATCTCAAAGGAAGCCAGAACTGATTCTCAGGGCTAAAGATGGACTGTGGCTGAAGGTAGAACCAATTCTGGATCCCTGCAGCCCTGGACCATACCTGGCAAAAGTACCCCAGGAATAA